One part of the Musa acuminata AAA Group cultivar baxijiao chromosome BXJ1-5, Cavendish_Baxijiao_AAA, whole genome shotgun sequence genome encodes these proteins:
- the LOC135673569 gene encoding RING-H2 finger protein ATL8-like yields MPSAARFLLTESEQLPSFPPSESVPIDTDVVVVIAALLCAVVSVAGLALVARCACLRRSPVLPSNKGLEKEALRALPTISYGAGGGGLVECPICLAEFEEGDELRVLPQCGHGFHVGCVDAWLHSHSSCPSCRRVLVVAAPLSR; encoded by the coding sequence ATGCCTTCCGCGGCGAGATTTCTCCTGACAGAATCTGAACAGTTACCGTCGTTTCCGCCGTCGGAGTCGGTCCCCATCGACACGGATGTGGTGGTGGTCATCGCCGCCCTTCTCTGCGCCGTGGTCTCAGTCGCGGGGCTTGCCCTTGTCGCCCGCTGCGCCTGCCTCCGGCGCTCGCCCGTGCTGCCGTCCAACAAGGGCCTCGAGAAGGAGGCTTTGCGGGCGCTGCCGACGATTTCGTACGGCGCCGGCGGCGGGGGCCTGGTGGAGTGCCCCATCTGCCTAGCGGAGTTCGAGGAGGGGGACGAGCTCCGGGTGCTGCCGCAGTGCGGCCACGGGTTCCACGTCGGGTGCGTCGACGCGTGGCTCCACTCCCACTCGAGCTGCCCGTCCTGCCGCAGGGTGCTCGTCGTCGCCGCACCACTGTCCCGGTGA